The Prionailurus viverrinus isolate Anna chromosome C1, UM_Priviv_1.0, whole genome shotgun sequence DNA window ACAGGGTGTCCTGCCCTTTCGCATTATAGGTGGTAACAGCACAGTTTTTCTAcccaatatacatatatatatttcatttttaattatgaaatccTTTTTTCCCCATGATATCTGTTGAAGCATGAGAGGCACTAGGAAGCCTGCTTGCCAAGCCCCTGGATTCATTACCAAAAAATCAGAAAGTGCAGATACGCTCTAGGAAGAAAACTAAAAGTACCCAGAGACTACCACAAATACCCAGCTCCAGACCCGTTTCTCACATACGAACGAACATGTGCCTGCCTGCACATGTTTATTGATGGCAGAGGTCGGCCAACTTTTCCCGTAAAGAGCCAGATAGcaaatgttttttgaatttgAGAGTCATGTGGGCTTTCACAGCTAGTCAGCTCTACGTCTACTGCACAGAAGGAGCCATAGACACTAGGTCTATAAATGGGCATAGCTGTGTTCTAGGAAAACGCTGTGTACAAAAATGGTGGCAAGCCACATTTGACCCGCGTAGTTTACTGTCccctgtttttgttctttctgtcttGCTGAACCAGCATTCACACTCCTGACACTCTGCATATGTACTCTGGATCCCAGGGATATAGATCGTCTTCAGACAGTCCCTGCCTTTAAGGATATCTCAAATAttctaggggcagctgggtggctcagtcagttaagcatctgactttggctcaggtcgtgatctcacggttcgtgggttcgagccccgcgtcgggctctgtgctgacagctcagagcccggagcctgcttcggattctgtgtttccctctctctctgcccctcccccgcttgcgcgctctctctctctctctctctctctctctctcaaaaataaacaaagattaaaaattttttttttcttcaagaacaACTCAAACATTCTAGACCACCCCCGTCCAATAGAGGTAGAATGTGAGtgggcgcccgggtgactcagttgttaagtgtctgactttcgctcaggtcatgatctcgcggttcatgagttcaagtcccacatcgggtgagcacaagtcccacttctctctctctctctctctctctctctgccccttgctcacttctgccttctttctctctcaataaataaataaataaataaacaaataaacaaataaataaatttttaaacaattaaaaaaagaaatataatgtgaaccacatgtgtcattttaaatgttcctcattaggggcgcctgggtggcgcagtcggttaagcgtccgacttcagccaggtcacgatctcgcggtctgggagttcaggccccgcgtcgggctctgggctgatggctcagagcctggagcctgcttccgattctgtgtctccctctctctctgcccctcccccgttcatgctctgtctctctctgtcccaaaaataaataaatgttaaaaaaataaaaaataaaataataaatgttcctcattaaatgaagaaaaccaagttaatttcattttaataattcatCTCATCCcataaaatgttatcatttcaacatgtaaataatatgaaaaccGTTGGCATGTTTTACATACTCTTTGCACCTAGTCTTTGaggtttttttaaggtttatttttgagagagagacagagagagacagagagacagagagacacagtgtgagtagaggaggggcagagacagaaggagacacagcatctgaagcagactccaggctccgcgctgtcagcacagagcccgacgtggggctcgaactcacgagccgcgagatcatgacctgagccgaagtcagatgctcaaccgactgagccacccaggcaccccgcaccCAGTCTTTGGAAGCCCGTGTGTATTTTATAGTTGGAGCGCATCTCAGTTTGGACGAGACACACTTCAAGTGCTAGTCACCACATGTGACCCACACCAGACTGGGCAGGGAAGGCCTAGCGTTTTCTGGGTCTGTGATGGCTGAATCATGCTCCCTACCCCCAAATACACCGTGAGGCTCCGAGCGCAGGCAGCCTGCGGAATCTGCCCTTCAAAGAgggacccgcaggccctgggggGCGGCACACAAGGGACACCTTGAGTGGCAGGGCTGCTTCTGAGCTCAGACCATCTGTACCTCAGGACTCGGTGGAAAAGAAGCCAGATGATGCTGGGAGGTGCTCCCTTAATGCTTAAACTTTAACGCAGGGAAAGATGTGGGGGTCACGGCAGTATCTTGCCAGCCCCACCCTGTCCCGGTTGTGCAGAGCCCATCTCCACAGCAGGTCTGCCCACCCCTGTTCTCTCTCCGAACAGACACGATTTCCAGCCACTCCCCGTGGCCAGCCAGTCCAGATCCCCCTGCAGCCAGCCACCAGCGGACCCTACTGCCTCAGTGCCAGAACCATCTACACCTTTGGTGATCCTAAGTACAGTGGGTTCTCTAAGCCTACCTGCTTCTTCCTGGGGGCCCCAGGTGAGTGCAAAGTGGTACAGAAGTGAggtttcccaccccccccaccccgggacagACCATCTTTATCATAAGGTGGTCAAGAGCATGGGTCTAGAGATAGACTCACCTCAATTAAAATCCCAGCTTCACCATACCCGCTGTGTGTCTTTGGGTAGCTtacataacctctctgaatctTGGCTTCCATAATCTGTAGGGTCGGTATATTCTTATGAGGATCACGTGGGATAATGTATGCGAAGCCCGCTGCACAGGTGCACTTGATAGATGAGAGCCATGGTCATTGTTTCTGTggtttttgttcttcctttcttagGAGCCAACTGGGTATTCCTGGggttgctgctgcttctgcttccaCTGCTGTTGGTCATTGCCATAGGCCATGTGATCTGGAGGAGGTTCACAGACAACCCCTGGTTTCAGCAGGCAAAGATGCCCTGGGCCCTGGTATGGCAAATCTGGGCATGTGCAACAGAGGGGGAGGGTTGTTTAAGAGTAAGGAAATGGGGCTGGACTTAGACCACAGGTCAGACGGACAGACCAGACTATCAAGATAGTCCACACCGCGAACATCTCCTGTCTTTGTGTTTAAATTTCCACCATTAGTAATTCATTCCTTTGGCGCCAAATTCAAATGGCAAATATTCAATTTGAATTGAATTTCGCCAAAATTCAAATGGGAGGGAGCAGTGCCTTCAGTCTCCATAGTGAAATAACTTCATCGGGTTTGTCAGGTACTGAGAGCAGGGCCACCAGCCTTGGGACTCAGGAGAGATGCccagaagggggaaggggagggggtggtacCAAAAGGGGAAATCTTAGAAGGGTCCCAACACTTAGTTCACGGTTTAACCAAGGGTGAGTCTTGCCTCGGCTGACCCTGGGATCCCCTCCCTTGCCTGCTGCCTCACTTCCTTAAGGCTGTGGGCCAGTTGGGGCAGGGGGGATGCCTAGAGAGGTCAGATGGGTCCAATTTGTTCAAATGAGGGTCTGCTGAGGGTGGCTGGGCCATAGGTGAGGTGTGGTGGGCACTTGGGTCAGGATGGCTTTGAGGATGGACTCTGAGTGTCTTGGCCACACAGGAGTGGTTTCAAAGTCCCTGGCGCTGGGACCCGCAGGGAAATCGCAACTGAATGACAACGTCTGTGTCAGACATTTCtgcgccccgccccacccctcacccGATGGTGCCCTGAGCCCCCAGCTCAGTTACCCCAGGGGTAACTTGCCTGATGATACCCTCTTATGGGCggctctccccagccccactgAAATTTCCTACTCCCTTGCTAGTGTTTCCTGGGATCACTTCCCAAAAGAACTATTTACATTTGAATCTTTGTCTCGGGGTCTGTTTCCGGGGGGACCCAGGCTTCAGGAAAGCCTAAATTTTCCCTTCTGTTCTCCCCTCCCCAAATCAGGACTTTACTGGACACAGACGCCCCGTGGCAACCTTCCAGCCCTGTGGCCCTGAGTCCCCAGATGCcttgatcctctgtccccaaaaGGAACTGGCCAGAAGGGTCAGGCCGAGCCCTAGTGTCAGGACCCCAGCCACCGTCCAGGCAGGATCAGAGGAGGACAGTGCTGAGGAGGAGAAGGACGATGAGGAGGACACAGATGACGGTGTCAGCTTCCAGCCCTACATTGAACCACCGCCCTTCCTGGGGCAGGACCACCGGACCCCGGGGCACTCggaggtggggggcacctggactCCTCCCAGCCAGGCCGAAGGCTCCTCGGCTGCGGATGCTTCAGACAGAAGCGGGGCCAGCACTGGGGGCTCCTCTCCCCGGGATGAGCCCGGGTCTTGTTGTTTAACCAAGAAGGGACCGGGCCAAGGGCCAGGTGGGGATGGGTGTCAGGAGCCTCTCCTCCTCCACGAATTCTCCCAGGACCTGAGTTTCCTGGAAGATCCCCTGAAAGACAACCTTTCCTCCTGGACCAGCTGCTTTTCATCACCAGGGCTCAATCTGGTCCCTGGGGAGCCCCCAGTTTCTCTTCACACACTGACCTTTTGCTGGGACAGCAGccctgaggaggaagaggaggaggagggggaagaagaaggaggaggaggggagagggaatcaGAAATCGAGGGTGACGTTACTGGCAACTGGAGGGCTGAGAGCCTCCAGAAGGCTGAAATCAGAGGCGGGACACTAGGGCATTACATGGCCAGGTAAGCTTTCTTCAGCATCCCTCCAAGTCTAAGCTTTCCAAGGACCCAAGACGCCACCTGGACTTGAGAGCCTGGGCGCATCCTGCCTGGGTCCATAGAGGGCTTTTACGGCACTTTAGAAACCCCAGCCGCAGCAGCCATCCCATCCTTTGACTCGCCGGCTTCGAGCCGAGCTCTAAGAAGGGTGAGGACAAGAATGGGCCGAGGTCAGAGGCTGACTGGCTGTCACATCACCCCACTGCCTTTGGGGTGACGGAGCAGTTAGAGAAAGCATCCCTGGACAATGTCAAAGGTCAGGTCACAGTAGACAACCAAGGGCTGACACCACAAGGGACCATCTGGatctggggggagggaggtttGGAGCACACCTTTATGAGTGTCATACCTTTCTCCGGCACCTGCTGAGCTCCCGCCGCCCCTGAGTCTCAGCCTCCTGGTTCATGAGTCCTCTAGCGTGGGCCTCAGTGAAGAAAAACCC harbors:
- the IFNLR1 gene encoding LOW QUALITY PROTEIN: interferon lambda receptor 1 (The sequence of the model RefSeq protein was modified relative to this genomic sequence to represent the inferred CDS: substituted 1 base at 1 genomic stop codon); this encodes MRRSKPPRRRGGGSSRLXAAVAVARGAGRPPSSPRRGCPRGSPRRVPARGGGARGSASHWLPSATTCRPAGGGAGAGTWRRPAGSSGAGLAGLGRWVPLLLCLLQSTQGRPHLAPPQNVTLLSWNFSVYLTWLPGPGYSQNVTYFVAYQSAPTPRRWRKVKQCAGTKELACSLMCLEKQDLYNKFKGRVWAVSTGSRSPPVESKYLDYLFDVEPAPPVLVVTRKEEILSINATYQLPHCMPPPDLKYEVDFWKEGTKNKTRFPATPRGQPVQIPLQPATSGPYCLSARTIYTFGDPKYSGFSKPTCFFLGAPGANWVFLGLLLLLLPLLLVIAIGHVIWRRFTDNPWFQQAKMPWALDFTGHRRPVATFQPCGPESPDALILCPQKELARRVRPSPSVRTPATVQAGSEEDSAEEEKDDEEDTDDGVSFQPYIEPPPFLGQDHRTPGHSEVGGTWTPPSQAEGSSAADASDRSGASTGGSSPRDEPGSCCLTKKGPGQGPGGDGCQEPLLLHEFSQDLSFLEDPLKDNLSSWTSCFSSPGLNLVPGEPPVSLHTLTFCWDSSPEEEEEEEGEEEGGGGERESEIEGDVTGNWRAESLQKAEIRGGTLGHYMAR